A segment of the Thermomicrobiales bacterium genome:
AACGGATAGTAGAAGCCGCCGTCAAAGTCAGTCTGGCACTCGAAGTCGCAGTACGAGTCGTCCTGAACCTCGAAGTTGGCCTGGCTGCCGATGTTCGTCAGCCACATGTCGGTGCCGACCTTGTAGCGATCAGCGATCGCGGCAATGGCGTCATCCGACAGGATGTGGACGTTACCAGTCCAGCCTTCCGGAACCAGGTCCGAGAGGGTGATCTGGTAGACATCGCCAACGTTGACGAGGATGTTCTCCTGCCAGCCGGTGTGCAGCGAGCCGGAGCCGTCGCCATCGTTCGGGAAGAAGCGCAGCGTCACCGCCGCGTTGGCATCGTAGCCCATGTTGGCCACGGTCACGCGGGTATCCCACGCGCCGCCCGGACCACCATTGGTCTGGACCAGCGGGATGTAGACGCCATCGGCGTAATCGTCGTAGAGGTCCGGATAGACCTCAGCGCCCGAGACGCCGTTGTAGCCGGACACCGAGGTGTCGGCCGAGGTCGTGTACGGCAGGCCCGCGCCAGCCACAGCCGACTTGACCAGGCCACCAGCCCACAGCGGGATCAGGTAGGTCTTGCCGGCGTAGGTGTCGACCGGCACGCAGTCCTCTGCGTCGCCGTCGCCATTGATATCAACACCGTACTGCCATTCGCAGACGATCTTGCTGCCCTGGACGTTCCCGGACACGGTGCCGGCGTAGAGGCCAGCGACGACCGGGGCACCCGGCTCAGGAACGCCGATGGCGTCCGCCGAGAAGGTCTTCGACGCGCCAGCGGCGAGATAGGCGTAGGTCGAGTAGTCCCAGCCATCGCCGTTGCCGACGTAGAAGAAGACGTAGCCGTCCTCGTGCGTCAGGTTCTGGATCGTGACCGAGCCGTCAGCTTCGCCGAGGCCGAAGTTGTCGTTGTTGTACACCCACGGGAAATAGACTTCCTGAGCACCGTCAAGGCTGAACAGGGTATTGTCCGGCCGCACGCCCGGGGTCCACCCCGGATCCGATGCAGCAGCGGCCGGCGCAGCGCCGAAGACCGCCAACAACCCCGCCAGCATGCCCAGGGTGGCTACCACCCGAAGAAACCGTGAGGGCTTCTTCATGCTTGCTCATCCCCTTAGTTGCACGCCCAGCACACAATGTGCTGGAACCCCTAGCCCGTGCGCTCACGGGCAATCGTCGACAAACCAACCAGAAGCGGATTCCGCCGCTAACCGCCTCCTTCCGACGCTCTTCTGCCGTTCGTACACGTACAGCGGATTGAGTATAGACGTGCGTTCGGGCCTAGTCAAGACAAGCATTGTCTAACCCCTCGGCAATTCCCATACTCTGGATCCGCGTGACTCAAAGTATTAACGCACAAGGGTCGCTGTGGTTGCATCGATGACAGCAGATTCCGCGAGCGTCACATCGGGACGGCCACGGGAACTATTTGCGGCACCCAGCGTATGTGACAGACTGACTCGCGTTGCTCCTGCTTTTGCGAGCAGAATGAATCCGCTTGGTTCGTTTCTGCCGCTCGCCACGGTCTCACACGCAGATTCTGTCTCCTGATTCGAAAGGAACTCAACGCGTTCGTCGGAAAGGGAGCCGGTTAATCCTGGGGATGCGTTCGTGCTCCTTCGCTCGCCGACGCTCAGTATCCGCAAAAGAAAGGACGCCCTCCGATTGCTCGGAGGGCGTTTCTCAGCGTTCAGCTGCCTCAGCAGCAGACGCGCTTACGGTTGGATCGTAATCGACGCCGGGTTGCCGCCGGTCGCGCTGCGAATCACGACGTCCGAGTTGGCGGTGCCGTTCTCAGCCGGATCACCAGCTGCGATCGTGCCGCCGTCATACAGGTCGATCGTGCCGTTGCGATCGAAGTCAACACCGACGCAGAACGCGCCAGCAGTGACCGTGAACCGCGCCGAGGAGCGCTCAGCCAGCGCCGACTGGGTCGCCCCGCCCGGTGTCGGGTTTGCCGGGCAGGTGGATTCAAAGACGTAGATGTTGAAGCCGCCGACCGGTGCGCCCTGCACATGGATATCCAGGATGGCCTGCGGCGTCGGCTCACTCTGGATGATATTCAGGAAGTTTGCCGTCTCGCCCGCCTCGAACGTCCAGCCATCTGCATCGGTGTCGATGTCGATGACCTTGCCGCTCGCGTCGAGGACGACGATGCAGACCGTGTCGGCTGGGAAGACCAGCGTCGCGACGCCGTTCGCGTCCGTCACCGCGGTGGCCAGCGCGCCGTCAAGATCCGGCGTCGAGCCCATCACTGGGCAGCTCTCGAACGCGAAGATGGCGACCTGCGTGCCGACCGCAAACGGGCCGGTCTCGCTTCCAACGCGAACGGTCTTCAGCGCCGTTGCCGGAAACTCGACCGGACCCGCGCCGCTATCGAGCGTGTTCAGGAGCTCGTCGGTGTCACCCGGCATATAGGTCAGATCGAGGTCCCGCGAGACGACCTCGCCGCTGGCGTCAATGACGACCAGGCAGACCGTCGAGCCGCTTGCCGCGACGGGGAAGCTGAGCGCAACCACGCCGTTGGCGTCGGTCTCACCGCTCGCCAGCGCGCCATCAAGGCTCGGCGTTGAGCCGAAGGCTGGGCAGGACGCGTTCGGGAAGATCGCGACCGTCATGCCTGCGACAGGCGTGACCGCCGCCGGGTTGACTTCGCTCTGCTCTTCCATCACGACCGTCTTGGTGATCGTCGCAGTCAGCGCGATCAGCTCAACGACGTTCGTGCGTGAGATGTCCGCGCCCTCCGGAACAAGGATGTTCGAATCACTGAGGTCGGAGCTCGGGCCGAAGATGAATCCGGCTGGCGGGGCCGTCACATTGATGGCGTAGGTGCCGGCGACGACGTGGAACTCAATCGAGCCGTCCGCCCCGGTCTGGCCGGAGAAGTCGGCATAGTCGCCGTTGACATCGGTGCCGGTCACTTCAACGGTCGCGCCGACGACAGGGTTCCCGTTGGTGTCCTCAACGAACTTGGTCAGGCTCGCTGTTGTCGGCTGATCCGGCCAGCCCCAGACACAGTCGTACTGGAAGGCGCGGAAGAGACCGCATGGGTTGTAGCCATTCCAGATGACCGAGCCGTCGCCATTGACCTGATAGTCAACGTTGCCGGACGTCATCGTGAACGGCAGATTCGCGTGCACGATTGCCGAGCCGTAGTAGCCGTTCGGCAGATTGTGCTGCGTCATCGTGTAGGCGATGCCAATCGACTGGGCCGGAACAACCAGCGTCGACGTGCCGAAGTTGGCAGCGTTGAAGCCAGACTGGTTCAGCCAGCTGATGTGCATCGAGTTCTGGATCGGCAGCGGATTGAGCAGCGTCAGGCCGGACGTGGCACCCATGCCCGTGGACGGGTTGCCCTTCTGCACCAGCGGCATTGCCTGCGCAACCGACAGGTTGGCGGTCGCGTTATAGGTCATCGCCTGACCGACGTTGTCATCGTTGCCGAAGTACTTGACGGCATCGACGGCCGCCGCAACCGGGTAGTCCGAGAGGATCAGCGCACCCGCGACCTGATCGAAGATCGGGTTCTGCTGATTCTGGTCCTGCGCCGGCGAAGACGGCCGGTAGGCCGTGATCATGCCGTGCGCGGCGATCCGCTGCGATAGCACCTGGATCGCGTTGCCGTTGTGGACGTACTGGATGTTGACGTTGTTGTCCGTGTCAACCAGGTTGGCCACCGAGAAGCCGGTGTTCCAGCCGTTGTAGTCCATGTACACCGTCGGGGCGAACAGAACGTACTGGCCGGAGAACGGAGAGAACAGACCGCCGTCGATATCGACGCCACAGCCACCCTCGCCGCAGTACGAGCCGGGCTGGACTTCGAAGTTAGCCTGGCTGCCGATGTTGGTCAGCCACATATCGGTGCCGACTTTGTAGCGGTCAGCGATCGCGCCGATCTTGTCATCCGAGAGGATGTGGACCGAACCGGTCCAGCCTTCCGGCACGTAGTCGGAGAGGGTCAGCTGGTAGACATCGCCAGCGTCCACGAGGACGTTCTGCTGCCAGCCGGTCTGCAGCGAGCCGGAGCCATCGCCGTCATTCGGGAAGAAGCGCAGAGTCACCGCAGCGTTGGCATCGCCACGCAGGTTGGCGACGGTCACGCGGGTGTCCCACGGTCCGCCCGGTCCGCCATTGGTCTGCACCAGCGGGACGTAATGCTCGTCGAACTGGCCGACTTCGGCACCGCTCAGGCCGTTGTAGCCCGAGACAGCGGTGTCATCGGCAGTCGTATACGGCAGACTCGCGCCGGCTACAGCCGACTTGACCACGCCGCCGGCCCACAGCGGAAGCAGATAGGTGACGTCTTCAACCGTTGCGACCTCAACGCAGTCCTCCGCGTCGCCGTCGCCGTTGATGTCGACGCCGTACTCCCATTCGCAGACGACCGTCGTGCCCTGCTGCGATCCAGTGATTGTGCCAGCATACAGCGCAGCTACAACGGGTGCGCCCGGAGCCGGAACGCCGATGTCATCAGCCGAGAATGACTTCGATGCACCAGCCGCGAGATACGCGTAGGTCGTGTAGTCGTATCCGTCCCCATTGCCGACGTAGAAGAAGACGTAGCCGTCAGCATGCGTCAGATTCTGAATCGAGACGGTGCCATTGGCATCGCCAAGGCCGAAGTCGTCGTCGTTATAGACCCACGGAAAGTAGACTTCTTGCGCCCCATCGATATCGAACAACAGGTTGCTCGGAGCAACACCCGGCTCAAAGCCCGGATCTGTCGCTGCGATAGCAGCCGTGGGTCCCAGCACTGTGAGCATGCTTGCGAGCATCCCAAGCGCGGCCACGATCCGCAGCACCCGTGAGGGTCGTTTCATGATCTCGTCCCCTTACCACACCACACAGCCAACGACGCCCTCGCTGACTGACCTTGATCCGCGATCGACGCGGAACACTCGATGTCGCACGAACCACCTCGA
Coding sequences within it:
- a CDS encoding carboxypeptidase-like regulatory domain-containing protein, which produces MKRPSRVLRIVAALGMLASMLTVLGPTAAIAATDPGFEPGVAPSNLLFDIDGAQEVYFPWVYNDDDFGLGDANGTVSIQNLTHADGYVFFYVGNGDGYDYTTYAYLAAGASKSFSADDIGVPAPGAPVVAALYAGTITGSQQGTTVVCEWEYGVDINGDGDAEDCVEVATVEDVTYLLPLWAGGVVKSAVAGASLPYTTADDTAVSGYNGLSGAEVGQFDEHYVPLVQTNGGPGGPWDTRVTVANLRGDANAAVTLRFFPNDGDGSGSLQTGWQQNVLVDAGDVYQLTLSDYVPEGWTGSVHILSDDKIGAIADRYKVGTDMWLTNIGSQANFEVQPGSYCGEGGCGVDIDGGLFSPFSGQYVLFAPTVYMDYNGWNTGFSVANLVDTDNNVNIQYVHNGNAIQVLSQRIAAHGMITAYRPSSPAQDQNQQNPIFDQVAGALILSDYPVAAAVDAVKYFGNDDNVGQAMTYNATANLSVAQAMPLVQKGNPSTGMGATSGLTLLNPLPIQNSMHISWLNQSGFNAANFGTSTLVVPAQSIGIAYTMTQHNLPNGYYGSAIVHANLPFTMTSGNVDYQVNGDGSVIWNGYNPCGLFRAFQYDCVWGWPDQPTTASLTKFVEDTNGNPVVGATVEVTGTDVNGDYADFSGQTGADGSIEFHVVAGTYAINVTAPPAGFIFGPSSDLSDSNILVPEGADISRTNVVELIALTATITKTVVMEEQSEVNPAAVTPVAGMTVAIFPNASCPAFGSTPSLDGALASGETDANGVVALSFPVAASGSTVCLVVIDASGEVVSRDLDLTYMPGDTDELLNTLDSGAGPVEFPATALKTVRVGSETGPFAVGTQVAIFAFESCPVMGSTPDLDGALATAVTDANGVATLVFPADTVCIVVLDASGKVIDIDTDADGWTFEAGETANFLNIIQSEPTPQAILDIHVQGAPVGGFNIYVFESTCPANPTPGGATQSALAERSSARFTVTAGAFCVGVDFDRNGTIDLYDGGTIAAGDPAENGTANSDVVIRSATGGNPASITIQP